One region of Oryza sativa Japonica Group chromosome 10, ASM3414082v1 genomic DNA includes:
- the LOC4348901 gene encoding protein CUP-SHAPED COTYLEDON 1: MAGLREMESTLPPGFRFCPSDEELICFYLRNKVANHRVASGTLVDVDLHAREPWELPEVAKLTAEEWYFFSFRDRKYATGSRTNRATKTGYWKATGKDRIVHEGTTRAVVGMRKTLVFYLGRAPNGQKTTWVMHEFRLETPNSQPKEDWVLCRVFDKKKPSTIEAEGGGSSGSDLFIPGATDGSTDPSSPTTMAPLLGSSPDPTVVDRFDHRSAAVPPLMVLMQGGGDQMISGSGVHCSNNDNSGSSSALLNLTMLQYSFLEHRPTGDDMAVGAHFGTCQGGNNDATMALGMGFEEHGMGEIIEMEPAWRQGGSNCVYRDELYF; the protein is encoded by the exons ATGGCCGGGCTGAGGGAGATGGAGTCGACGCTGCCGCCGGGGTTCAGATTCTGCCCCAGCGACGAGGAGCTCATCTGCTTCTACCTCCGCAACAAGGTCGCCAACCACCGCGTCGCCTCCGGCACCCTCGTCGACGTCGACCTTCACGCCCGCGAGCCATGGGAGCTTCCCG AGGTGGCTAAGCTCACTGCAGAGGAGTGGTACTTCTTCAGCTTCAGAGACCGGAAATATGCGACAGGGTCACGGACGAACCGTGCGACCAAGACAGGTTACTGGAAGGCCACGGGGAAGGACCGGATTGTCCATGAGGGTACAACACGAGCGGTGGTCGGGATGAGGAAGACGCTGGTTTTTTACCTCGGCCGTGCCCCTAATGGGCAAAAGACGACATGGGTCATGCATGAGTTCCGCCTTGAAACACCTAACTCCCAACCTAAG GAGGATTGGGTGCTATGTAGGGTGTTTGACAAGAAGAAGCCATCGACAATAGAAGCCGAGGGTGGCGGAAGCAGTGGCAGCGACCTTTTCATTCCCGGTGCCACCGATGGCTCTACTGACccctcctcgccgacgacgaTGGCACCTCTCCTTGGCTCATCGCCCGATCCGACAGTGGTGGACAGGTTcgaccaccggtcagcggcgGTGCCACCATTAATGGTACTCATGCAAGGTGGTGGGGACCAAATGATCAGTGGTAGCGGTGTCCACTGCAGCAACAACGACAACTCCGGTAGTAGCAGCGCACTGCTTAACCTGACGATGCTGCAATACAGCTTCCTAGAACATCGGCCAACTGGTGACGACATGGCGGTGGGGGCCCACTTTGGAACATGCCAGGGTGGCAACAACGATGCCACGATGGCACTTGGGATGGGGTTTGAGGAGCATGGCATGGGAGAGATCATAGAGATGGAACCAGCATGGCGCCAAGGTGGTAGCAACTGCGTGTACAGGGACGAGCTCTACTTCTAG